Genomic window (Clostridia bacterium):
TTCCTGGTTTTATTATCTTACATAACTTAGTATTTTGCAGATTTTTCACTTGCCACTTTATTGGGATATTTCGTTTTAATATGGGATTATAATACATCTCTCCACCATAAGAGCGATAAGGTTTACCTTCTCCATTAGGAAAATTGAATTGTATGAACCAAAAATCATATATTGTTTTAGCCAATTTTTCAAGTTCAGCATTAATTTTATTATTCAGCTCAATTTTTTCATCCAATTGCGAAAGAACTCGGGCAATAGCACGTTGTATCGATATATCGGGCATATATATCGGTATTTCTTTTAAAATCTTCAATGATAATGAAGCCCTTTGGCCGCTCCCGCTTGCATTGTTTTCAAAATACTTTTGTAATGTCTTTGTGTGCAATATACAATTTAAAAAATAGCCATCTAATCTATCTTTGTCTGGAGTTATAAGGGCTAAATGATAACCCAAAACAGTATCATTAAAGTCGTCAGCTATATAAGCTGATTTCAACACAAACAATATATTATCTCTACCCTTTACAACAATCGTATCCACAAGCTTGGTGAAGATGTCTCTATCAAACTCGTTATGTTCTCCTGCCTTTTTTATTACCTCCGCTATTACAGCTTGATAGGCTTTGGAGAGCGTGGCTTGATTGCGCTTTGTCAAGATATCATCGCGGGATATAAAGAGCTTATCAAGCATTGTCATGATTTCTTTGCTTTCCGCATTGTATTTTTCCGGCTCAATTTCTCGCCGGCCGCGTTTCTTATTCAATTCAATCATTTTATCCTGCAGGCTCCCTATTTGTTCATCAATCTCCCTCAGCTCATCATCTCTATCAATAAACTCTCCCGACTCTGCCAAGGCCTCATTGACTGAATCGCCTACCACGTCCATTATCTCTTTTTGG
Coding sequences:
- a CDS encoding restriction endonuclease subunit S, whose protein sequence is MLKDIIHNQKEIMDVVGDSVNEALAESGEFIDRDDELREIDEQIGSLQDKMIELNKKRGRREIEPEKYNAESKEIMTMLDKLFISRDDILTKRNQATLSKAYQAVIAEVIKKAGEHNEFDRDIFTKLVDTIVVKGRDNILFVLKSAYIADDFNDTVLGYHLALITPDKDRLDGYFLNCILHTKTLQKYFENNASGSGQRASLSLKILKEIPIYMPDISIQRAIARVLSQLDEKIELNNKINAELEKLAKTIYDFWFIQFNFPNGEGKPYRSYGGEMYYNPILKRNIPIKWQVKNLQNTKLCKIIKPGIKDFKGEKCYYATGDIEGTEIISSGMKITYENRLSRANMQPTTNSIWFAKMKNTIKNLLLNEASNYVIDNCILSTGFTGLQCHENTLYYLWEYINGEYFNKKKDSVATGATQQAINETDLSHFHIIEPPDDILLKYTKLVKPYFLMINKNKHQNIELSQLRDFLLPLLMNGQVEIIDEQKTLISDKFDDIRKHWEEQEPFKFAARKDKDKDEDFIEETYDILKALAEE